The following are from one region of the Hemitrygon akajei chromosome 31, sHemAka1.3, whole genome shotgun sequence genome:
- the LOC140719273 gene encoding uncharacterized protein isoform X1: protein MWRGCSSVQTLEVIYSVIPSTHTPVGTYESGCSPAQSVGFTQSSHLKVHHRVHTEEMLFTCSDCGKAFNRSSDLLAHQSVHTGDWTFTCSDCGKGFTRLSQLKVHQRVHTGERPFTCSDCGRGFTQLSNLLAHHQVHNGMKPFTCSDCGKGFTQLSNLLAHQRVHTGEKPFTCSHCGKGFSRSFHLEVHQRVHTGERPFTCSDCGKGFSHSSDLKQHQRVHTGERPFTCSECGKGFSWSCNLVAHYQVHTGEKPFTCSECGKGFNRSSQLKVHQRIHTGEKPFTCSDCGKGFTQLSNLRAHQRVHTGEKPFTCPDCGKAFSRSSDLKQHLRVHTGERPFTCSECGKGFTQLSNLLAHQRVHTGEKPFTCSDCGKGFSHSSHLKEHQRVHTGERPFTCYDCGKGFTQLSNLLVHQRVHTGEKPFTCSHCGKAFTRSSDLKQHLRVHTGERPFICSDCGKGFGRPANLKQHLRVHTGERPFTCSECGKGFSQSCNLVAHYQVHTVERPFTCSECGKGFNHSSNLRKHYGLHTGEKI, encoded by the coding sequence ATGTGGAGAGGCTGTTCATCTGTTCAGACTTTGGAAgtgatttactcagtcatcccatccACACATACACCAGTGGGTACGTACGAGAGTGGCTGTTCACCAGCTCAGTCtgtgggattcactcagtcatctcatctgaaggtacatcatcgagttcacactgaggaaatgctgttcacctgctcagattgtgggaaagcATTCAATCGATCATctgacctactggcacaccaatcAGTCCACACTGGGGATTGGACATTcacgtgctcagactgtgggaagggattcactcggttatctcaattgaaggtacatcagcgagttcacactggggagaggccgttcacttgctcagattgtgggaggGGGTTCACTCAGTTATCTAACCTACTGGCACACCATCAAGTTCACAATGGGATGAAACCATTcacgtgctcagactgtggaaagggattcactcagttatctaacctactggcacaccagcgagttcacactggggagaaaccattcacctgctcacattgtgggaagggattcagtcgctCATTTCACTTGGaggtgcatcagcgagttcacactggggagaggccgttcacctgctcagactgtgggaagggatttagtCACTCATCTGACTTGAAgcaacatcagcgagttcacactggagagaggcctttcacctgctctgaatgtgggaagggattttctTGGTCATGCAATCTTGTGGCGCACTATCAAgtgcacactggggagaagccatttacctgctctgaatgtgggaagggtttTAATCGATCATCTCAGTTGAAAgttcatcagcgaattcacactggggagaaaccattcacctgttccgactgtgggaagggattcactcagttatctaacTTACGggcacatcagcgagttcataccgGGGAGAAACCATTTACAtgcccagactgtgggaaggcatttagTCGATCATCTGACCTGAAGCAACatttgcgagttcacactggggagaggccattcacctgttctgaatgtggaaagggattcactcagttatctaacCTACtagcacaccagcgagttcacactggggagaaaccattcacctgctcagattgtgggaagggattcagtcactcATCTCacctgaaggaacatcagcgagttcacactggagagagaccattcacctgctatgactgtgggaagggattcactcagttatctaaTTTGCTGgtgcaccagcgagttcacactggggagaaaccattcacctgttcaCATTGTGGGAAGGCATTTACTCGATCATCTGACCTGAAGCAACATCTGCGAgtacacactggggagagaccatttatttgttcagactgtgggaagggattcggtCGACCAGCTAACTTGAAGCAACATCTGcgggttcacactggagagaggccattcacctgctctgaatgtgggaagggattttctCAGTCATGCAACCTTGTGGCACACTATCaagttcacactgtggagaggccattcacctgctctgaatgtgggaaggggttcaatCATTCATCCAACCTTCGGAAGCACTACGGactccacactggggagaaaatttaa